One genomic segment of Streptomyces niveus includes these proteins:
- a CDS encoding DinB family protein — MTRIDDTPPAWDERTQLTTFLDYARDTARAKCDGVSAENANKALLSGSPLMTMSGVINHLRWVEYHWFQVVFLGEEDQGPWTDEDPDREMRIAVDFPLTQLLDEYVEQSARHRELVAGNGLDTRAKRAIRDGLHVDLRWILLHLTEETARHNGHLDILREMLDGTTGD, encoded by the coding sequence ATGACAAGAATCGACGACACGCCCCCCGCGTGGGACGAGCGCACCCAGCTCACCACGTTTCTCGACTACGCACGTGACACCGCCCGCGCCAAGTGCGACGGCGTCTCGGCGGAGAACGCCAACAAGGCGCTCCTGTCGGGCTCACCGCTCATGACCATGAGCGGAGTGATCAACCACCTCCGCTGGGTCGAGTACCACTGGTTCCAGGTGGTCTTCCTCGGCGAGGAAGACCAGGGCCCCTGGACCGATGAGGACCCCGACCGCGAGATGCGTATCGCAGTCGACTTCCCGCTCACGCAGTTGCTCGACGAATACGTGGAACAGAGCGCCCGCCACCGCGAACTGGTCGCCGGGAACGGCCTGGACACCCGGGCCAAGCGAGCCATCCGCGACGGTCTCCACGTCGACCTGCGCTGGATCCTCCTCCACCTCACCGAGGAGACGGCCCGCCACAACGGCCACTTGGACATCCTGCGCGAGATGCTCGACGGCACGACCGGCGACTAA
- a CDS encoding IS5 family transposase: MSLTDAQWARIEPLLPDRAPKRGGRWRDHRQVIDAIAFKFRTGTPWMDLPEHFGSWKGAHNRLRKWAAGGTWEKVFTVLLAQADAEGDLDWIVAVDSTIVRAHQHAAGARQKGPRRRAGPSCPWTLARRLNHQDPPRCRQPLSPAPIVLTPGRAGDAPAFPQVMARLRVPGPVGRPRTTPDVVLVDKAYSSRAIRTHLRRRGIRAVIPQPADQAADRKRLGRPAGRPGADLRPRRLQAAQHGRAVHQQAQAVARPGHPIRQDRRHLPRRTPRRGHLHLVR, encoded by the coding sequence GTGTCGTTGACTGACGCCCAGTGGGCGAGGATCGAACCGTTGCTGCCGGATCGGGCTCCGAAGCGGGGTGGGCGATGGCGTGATCACCGGCAGGTGATTGACGCGATCGCGTTCAAATTCCGCACTGGGACACCGTGGATGGACCTGCCTGAACACTTCGGCTCGTGGAAAGGCGCCCACAACCGACTGCGGAAGTGGGCCGCCGGCGGCACGTGGGAGAAGGTATTCACCGTCCTGCTCGCCCAGGCCGACGCCGAAGGTGATCTCGACTGGATCGTTGCTGTTGACTCCACGATCGTCCGAGCCCACCAACATGCTGCCGGCGCCCGTCAGAAGGGGCCCCGGCGACGAGCCGGACCATCATGCCCTTGGACGCTCGCGCGGCGGCTTAACCACCAAGATCCACCTCGCTGCAGACAGCCGCTGTCGCCCGCTCCCATCGTCCTTACGCCAGGCCGGGCGGGTGACGCACCCGCGTTCCCCCAGGTCATGGCCCGCCTGCGGGTTCCTGGACCGGTCGGTCGACCCAGAACCACCCCGGATGTGGTCCTCGTCGACAAAGCGTATTCGTCCCGCGCGATCCGCACCCATCTCCGTCGGCGGGGGATCCGCGCGGTCATCCCGCAGCCCGCCGACCAAGCCGCCGATCGCAAACGGCTCGGCCGGCCGGCCGGGCGGCCGGGCGCCGACCTTCGACCGCGACGCCTACAAGCAGCGCAACACGGTCGAGCGGTGCATCAACAGGCTCAAGCAGTGGCGCGGCCTGGCCACCCGATACGACAAGACCGCCGCCATCTACCTCGCCGGACTCCACGTCGCGGCCATCTTCATCTGGTCAGATGA
- a CDS encoding alpha/beta hydrolase, which yields MSRTQGLRRDLAALFAMGAMGTVMTVPAAQSAGVTARTERDVGARVIEERPAGKRIVDLTVRSPALARDAAVRLLTPDGWEERGPGDRWPVLYLLAGGDGNHLTWTEEYEVQNLPELRDTLVVMPSMPLFGFYSDWLRQAEDGPRAVETFHLREVRPLLERHYGAGTRRAAAGESQGGFGALSYASRNPGTFRAVASYSGFVHPLAHPHAVRAAMNYLGMDWRRLWGDPVAQRDVWEAHDPYHLAPRLRDTPVYLSSGDGRAGALDPEDVEPDPDIPGLEDPAHPFPEDVISPTEALMGEESRAVANRLRHQGTPLTTHFYRGTHDPAYWQRDLRRSLPMLLRSLRPQQPHS from the coding sequence ATGTCCAGGACACAAGGCTTACGCCGTGACCTTGCCGCTCTGTTCGCGATGGGCGCGATGGGCACTGTCATGACCGTTCCCGCCGCCCAGTCGGCGGGCGTCACCGCGCGGACGGAGCGCGACGTCGGCGCACGGGTGATCGAGGAGCGGCCCGCCGGGAAGCGGATCGTCGATCTGACGGTCCGTTCCCCGGCCCTGGCTCGAGACGCCGCAGTACGACTGCTCACCCCGGACGGCTGGGAGGAACGCGGCCCCGGTGACCGGTGGCCGGTGCTCTACCTGCTGGCCGGCGGCGATGGGAACCATCTCACCTGGACCGAGGAGTACGAGGTCCAGAACCTGCCCGAACTGCGCGACACCCTGGTCGTGATGCCCTCCATGCCTCTGTTCGGCTTCTACAGCGATTGGCTGCGGCAGGCCGAGGACGGGCCGCGCGCCGTGGAGACCTTCCACCTGCGCGAGGTACGCCCGCTTCTGGAACGCCACTACGGGGCGGGAACGCGCCGGGCCGCGGCTGGGGAGTCCCAGGGCGGGTTCGGGGCCCTGTCGTACGCCTCCAGAAACCCCGGAACGTTCCGCGCGGTCGCGAGCTACAGCGGCTTCGTGCATCCGCTGGCACATCCGCACGCGGTCCGGGCGGCCATGAACTACCTGGGAATGGACTGGCGCCGCCTCTGGGGCGACCCGGTGGCCCAACGGGACGTCTGGGAGGCACACGACCCTTACCATCTCGCCCCACGACTACGCGACACCCCGGTCTACCTCTCCAGTGGCGACGGCAGAGCCGGCGCGCTCGACCCGGAGGACGTGGAACCCGACCCCGACATCCCCGGCCTGGAGGACCCGGCACATCCCTTTCCGGAGGACGTCATCTCGCCTACCGAGGCCCTGATGGGCGAGGAGAGCCGCGCGGTGGCGAACCGCCTCCGCCACCAGGGCACACCCCTGACCACGCACTTCTACCGGGGAACACACGACCCCGCTTACTGGCAACGTGACCTGCGCCGGTCACTGCCGATGCTCCTTCGCTCCCTGCGACCGCAGCAGCCACACTCGTGA